The proteins below are encoded in one region of Populus alba chromosome 2, ASM523922v2, whole genome shotgun sequence:
- the LOC118043710 gene encoding zerumbone synthase — protein MPRSYLARGLKFIAGDVLRKQGRNYYSTGGCRRLEGKVALITGGASGIGKTAAHEFIKHGAQVIIADMDSQIGPQAAKELGPAAHFVQCDVTAEAQLEKAVMIAMTEYGKLDIMYNNAGVAGPSFPPSIAELDLNEFDKVMQVNVRGTVAGIKHAARAMIPAGSGCILCTSSISGLIGGAGSHSYSVSKSTVPGIVKSVASELCRNGIRINCISPGPIPTPLSLAQIGLIYPRATQEQLVEIVNGLGQLKGARCEEADVAGAALYLASDEAKYVTGHNLVVDGGFTCFKNLPFPSPREIL, from the exons ATGCCCAGATCCTATTTAGCCAG AGGGCTCAAGTTTATTGCCGGTGATGTGTTGAGGAAGCAAGgaagaaattattattcaactggtGGTTGCAGAAG GCTAGAAGGCAAGGTGGCTTTAATAACAGGAGGTGCGAGTGGCATTGGCAAGACCGCAGCCCACGAATTCATCAAGCATGGAGCACAGGTCATAATCGCTGACATGGATTCACAAATTGGTCCACAAGCTGCCAAAGAGCTGGGTCCTGCAGCCCACTTTGTCCAGTGCGACGTCACAGCGGAGGCTCAGCTGGAAAAGGCGGTGATGATTGCCATGACAGAGTATGGGAAACTTGACATCATGTACAACAACGCAGGGGTAGCAGGGCCATCTTTTCCACCGAGCATCGCAGAACTTGATCTGAATGAATTTGACAAGGTCATGCAAGTCAACGTCAGAGGCACGGTGGCGGGGATAAAGCACGCCGCCCGAGCGATGATACCTGCAGGCTCGGGGTGTATTCTCTGCACATCGAGCATCAGTGGACTCATTGGCGGGGCTGGCTCGCACTCCTACTCAGTGTCAAAATCTACAGTCCCTGGGATTGTCAAGTCTGTGGCCAGCGAGCTCTGCAGGAATGGGATTAGGATCAACTGCATTTCACCGGGTCCGATTCCGACCCCACTCTCCTTGGCTCAGATAGGCCTGATTTATCCACGCGCCACCCAAGAACAGTTGGTTGAGATCGTGAATGGGCTAGGGCAGCTGAAGGGGGCTAGGTGTGAAGAAGCAGATGTGGCCGGAGCTGCTCTGTATTTGGCATCAGATGAAGCGAAGTACGTAACTGGGCATAACCTTGTTGTGGATGGAGGGTTCACCTGCTTTAAAAACCTTCCATTCCCTTCTCCTCGTGAGATTCTGTAA
- the LOC118043715 gene encoding uncharacterized protein, translating to MGSTQSAQAAQDDDEEEEASEEEEEKDEEDEEEELEQPNDRGIIENNNNLHNKVLQQEPEMLPCYASASPLSPQLSSLGTPKLGPSIKVWDPYNVLAPLPPPPPPPFSSDDEVGVLEVFLISHGECELDLRPDLVGGRCHVAELTPKGQRQARALAVFFNSQRVSFHSVYSSPLNRARSMAVSVCQEMNFAEEQIRLADALMEMSMGLWEGCSRSEIYTPEVQSLLENFQPDFCAPSGESLRQVEFRIVQFLNGTVLGLPEKLRSDLLMHHQTESQGFSHDRDGPHWDMLHRHRPGLTRKKSGKSRLQHVTSTGNHEGEDEVSLREAGHQHVPPDLNNRNSSSPVSSCVGIFTHSIPIKCLLTGLLGCSSAMMHKICIEDSSVTVLQHSWKTGWQIKRLNDTAHLRLL from the exons ATGGGTTCCACCCAGTCCGCACAAGCAGCACAAGATGAcgacgaggaagaagaagcaagcgaagaagaagaagagaaagacgAGGAGGACGAAGAAGAAGAGCTGGAACAGCCTAACGATAGAGGAATCATcgaaaacaacaataatttacaCAACAAGGTTCTACAACAAGAGCCAGAGATGCTGCCCTGTTACGCATCAGCATCGCCTCTCTCCCCTCAACTCTCATCTCTAGGCACCCCAAAGCTCGGTCCTTCTATCAAGGTGTGGGACCCTTACAACGTCCTCGCGCCGCTCCCTCCCCCGCCCCCGCCTCCTTTCTCCTCCGATGACGAGGTTGGTGTTTTAGAGGTGTTTTTGATCAGTCATGGAGAGTGCGAGCTCGATCTGAGGCCTGATTTAGTAGGTGGAAGGTGCCACGTGGCTGAATTGACTCCCAAAGGGCAGCGACAAGCCAGGGCTCTTGCTGTCTTCTTCAACTCTCAAAGGGTCAGCTTCCATTCCGTTTATTCATCGCCCTTGAATCGTGCTAGATCAATGGCTGTCTCCGTCTGCCAG GAAATGAATTTCGCCGAGGAACAAATACGACTGGCAGATGCACTAATGGAGATGAGTATGGGGCTTTGGGAGGGTTGCTCCCGTTCAGAAATATATACACCTGAAGTTCAGAGCCTGCTCGAAAATTTTCAGCCTGACTTCTGTGCACCATCCGGAGAATCACTTAGGCAAGTCGAATTTAGGATTGTTCAGTTCCTAAATGGAACAGTCCTGGGACTGCCTGAAAAGTTGAGATCAGATTTATTGATGCACCATCAAACTGAGAGCCAAGGGTTCTCTCATGACAGAGATGGGCCTCATTGGGATATGCTTCACAGGCACCGACCTGGCCTCACGAGGAAAAAGTCTGGTAAGAGTAGGCTACAACATGTGACTTCTACAGGCAATCACGAGGGTGAGGATGAGGTCTCTCTCAGGGAAGCCGGCCACCAACATGTGCCCCCGGATTTGAATAACAGGAACTCATCCTCCCCAGTCTCTTCATGCGTCGGCATTTTCACGCATTCAATTCCTATCAAGTGTCTGCTCACAGGCCTCCTGGGGTGCAGCTCAGCAATGATGCACAAGATCTGCATAGAAGATTCTTCAGTGACTGTGTTGCAGCACTCTTGGAAAACAGGTTGGCAGATTAAACGCCTGAATGATACTGCACATCTGAGACTTCTCTAG